One Fusarium poae strain DAOMC 252244 chromosome 4, whole genome shotgun sequence DNA window includes the following coding sequences:
- a CDS encoding hypothetical protein (TransMembrane:1 (o69-89i)) → MPTKSLDNENRVKTDVTKALEEGDQILKPDECARRAIAGIESGEELVATSTIIRLVMTTVMGGAIRGGFWTGLINTMLSWVVMIVMVFIRWDMDVKVRNWGKKHGATGKASE, encoded by the coding sequence ATGCCGACCAAATCTCTAGATAATGAGAACCGCGTCAAGACAGACGTCACAAAGGCTCTCGAAGAAGGTGATCAAATACTGAAACCTGATGAATGTGCCAGACGTGCGATTGCAGGAATTGAAAGCGGAGAAGAGCTTGTTGCCACGAGCACTATTATCAGACTGGTTATGACTACTGTTATGGGTGGTGCTATCAGAGGTGGGTTTTGGACGGGGTTGATCAATACTATGTTGAGTTGGGTTGTTATGATTGTCATGGTATTTATTCGCTGGGATATGGATGTCAAAGTTAGGAACTGGGGAAAGAAACATGGTGCAACTGGCAAGGCTTCTGAGTAA